Within the Acidobacteriota bacterium genome, the region AAAACGAGCCGTTCGGCTTCGATGACCTGATGCATCGCCTCCTTGAACGCAACCAGAGAATACGCGCTTTTCCGTACGACGGCTACTGGCTGGACATCGGCCGGCCCGACGATTACGAGCGGGCGCAGACGGATATCGATCGGATCAATACGTGGTTGGTGTGAGTTCGGGGGAGGTTTCCCCGCGCCTGCCGAAGGCCGGGCCGGGCACACTTACATTTGTTGACACCGCCGGGGCGCGGTCATATACATATGGCCGAATTGCGACTATGGATGGAAACCAGGTTTTCGTGTTCTTTAGACAAGGGAAGGTACAGGTATGAAAGGGAGCTTCGCGATTCTGTTACTGGCTGCCCTGGTGGTGGGGTGTGGAGGCTCAAAGACGGTCACACGGCTGGACCCGGGGTCGACCACGGACCTGAGCGGTAAGTGGAACGATGCCGACTCGCGGCTGGTCGCGCAGGAGATGATCTCCGACTGCCTTTCGCGGGCTTGGCTGACCGAATACGCCGCCGCCCAGGGGAAAAAGCCGGTTGTGACGGTAGGATCGATCCGCAACGAAACCAGCGAGCACATCAACACCGAGACGTTCACCAAGGACTTCGAACGGGAATTGATCAACTCCGGCCAGGTGCGCTTTGTTGCCGCCAAGGATCAGCGCGCTGAGATCCGCGAGGAACGCCAGGAGCAACAGGAGTTTTCCTCTCGCGAGACGATGAAGCGGTTCCGCGAGGAGACGGGCGCCGATTTCGTGCTGGTCGGCTCGATCAAGACGATCATTGACCAGGAAGAGGGCACGCGGGTGGTGTTCTACCAGACCGATCTGGAACTGAT harbors:
- a CDS encoding penicillin-binding protein activator LpoB; translation: MKGSFAILLLAALVVGCGGSKTVTRLDPGSTTDLSGKWNDADSRLVAQEMISDCLSRAWLTEYAAAQGKKPVVTVGSIRNETSEHINTETFTKDFERELINSGQVRFVAAKDQRAEIREERQEQQEFSSRETMKRFREETGADFVLVGSIKTIIDQEEGTRVVFYQTDLELIDVETIEKAWIGTKKIKKGITQGKWKT